The following are from one region of the Rhodopirellula sp. P2 genome:
- the fhcD gene encoding formylmethanofuran--tetrahydromethanopterin N-formyltransferase: MADSVQSSEPFSIAGVSIADTFAEAFDMKATRLIVTADDRRWCEESATAMCGFGTSVIACGLEIAVEQTLSPEQTPDGRPGVAILAFGMSGKDLEKQIPRRAGQCVLTCPTTALYGGIPGGREVHPKRVPIGKSLRYFGDGNQISKQIQHLDADGKSRPVRYWRIPVMDGEFVCQHDVGRVDAIGGGNFILVGRSMQSVTVASRAAIDAMRELPGIITPFPGGTTRSGSKVGSKYASLFASTNDAFCPALREITPSALPAKANAAIEVVIDGLSFDAIAESMRVGITAACQAGASEGLLSVSAGNYGGKLGRHHFKLHDLFSDESMSSDSEAGQ, encoded by the coding sequence ATGGCTGACTCCGTCCAATCATCCGAACCGTTCTCGATTGCCGGCGTTTCGATCGCAGACACCTTTGCCGAAGCCTTTGACATGAAGGCCACCCGGTTGATCGTGACCGCGGATGATCGGCGTTGGTGCGAAGAATCCGCAACGGCGATGTGCGGGTTTGGAACCAGCGTCATCGCTTGCGGCCTTGAGATCGCGGTGGAACAAACCCTGTCGCCCGAGCAGACTCCGGATGGACGCCCCGGCGTTGCGATTTTGGCGTTCGGCATGTCGGGCAAAGACCTCGAGAAGCAAATCCCTCGACGAGCCGGCCAGTGCGTTTTGACTTGCCCCACGACTGCGTTGTACGGTGGCATTCCAGGCGGCCGTGAGGTGCACCCCAAACGCGTCCCGATCGGAAAGTCATTGCGATACTTTGGCGACGGGAACCAAATCAGCAAGCAGATCCAGCACTTGGATGCGGATGGAAAATCGCGTCCGGTCCGGTACTGGCGGATTCCCGTGATGGACGGAGAATTTGTTTGCCAACACGATGTCGGCCGGGTCGATGCCATCGGCGGCGGCAACTTCATCTTGGTCGGACGAAGCATGCAATCCGTGACGGTCGCCAGCCGTGCTGCGATCGATGCGATGCGGGAATTGCCCGGCATCATCACTCCCTTTCCCGGCGGAACGACTCGCAGTGGGTCCAAAGTCGGATCGAAATACGCCTCGTTGTTTGCGTCCACCAACGACGCGTTCTGCCCCGCTCTTCGAGAGATCACCCCGTCTGCACTCCCCGCCAAAGCCAACGCGGCGATCGAAGTGGTGATCGATGGGCTGTCGTTTGATGCAATCGCAGAGTCCATGCGAGTGGGCATCACCGCCGCGTGCCAAGCCGGTGCTTCGGAAGGGTTGCTGAGCGTGTCGGCGGGCAATTATGGCGGCAAATTAGGCCGCCATCATTTCAAACTGCATGATTTGTTCAGCGACGAATCCATGTCCTCTGATTCAGAGGCCGGACAATGA
- a CDS encoding formylmethanofuran dehydrogenase subunit C, translating into MSQITLRLRSELRTPLDASRIRLDEWVQLSASEIERFELPSRSGPMAIGELFEVAVQSDVSMPRLVIEGCLQHVSGIGFQHKLGEIICQSNVGDHAGSCMLGGRIVVHGNAGHHLGSPMGSRSVGMNGGQLIVQGSAGDDAGHRMRRGEIWIDGDVGQRLATWQVAGTIGVGGKSGSHIAYGMRRGTLIFGQQPTLAANRFSTPIPLRSAFVGLLGRSNAVSWLTPECLQSLRVCRGDRHIDGRGEIWMPSQARPEEPND; encoded by the coding sequence ATGAGCCAAATCACATTGCGTTTACGATCCGAGTTGCGAACGCCACTGGATGCTTCGCGAATCCGGCTGGATGAATGGGTCCAACTCTCGGCCAGTGAGATCGAACGGTTCGAGTTGCCGTCTCGATCCGGTCCGATGGCGATCGGTGAGCTGTTTGAGGTCGCCGTGCAATCCGATGTCTCGATGCCACGATTGGTCATCGAGGGCTGTTTGCAACACGTTTCAGGAATCGGTTTCCAACACAAACTTGGCGAGATCATTTGCCAGTCCAACGTGGGCGATCACGCGGGAAGCTGCATGCTGGGCGGCCGCATCGTGGTGCACGGCAACGCAGGTCATCACCTCGGTTCGCCGATGGGTTCCCGCAGTGTTGGCATGAATGGTGGCCAACTGATCGTTCAAGGTTCCGCCGGTGATGACGCAGGCCACCGGATGCGTCGCGGTGAGATTTGGATCGATGGAGATGTGGGGCAACGTCTGGCCACGTGGCAGGTGGCTGGCACCATTGGCGTGGGCGGAAAATCGGGTTCCCACATCGCCTATGGAATGCGTCGTGGGACGTTGATCTTTGGCCAGCAACCAACACTCGCTGCAAATCGATTTTCAACACCGATTCCACTTCGGTCGGCGTTTGTGGGGTTGCTCGGTCGAAGCAATGCTGTCAGTTGGTTGACACCTGAATGCTTGCAATCGCTCCGTGTCTGCCGGGGCGACCGGCATATCGACGGTCGCGGCGAAATCTGGATGCCATCACAAGCTCGCCCAGAGGAACCGAACGACTGA
- a CDS encoding formylmethanofuran dehydrogenase subunit A, whose amino-acid sequence MLTCLQGSRLIDPSAPGAKPGGKVADLWWRDGRLISPPEPGTVADQIIDGSGCITMAGGIDLHTHIGGGKVTLARMLLGDQMPPWREATRLAGEDAASCEFLPSASVTASRYLDMGYTTCFEPAVIPCNARSAHAEMADVRGLDTGGYCLLGNDDVLLRLIADKEPQEVINAYVAWMVQATRCIAVKVVNPGGINAFKFNEREMDVDTRHPQYGITPGQIIRVLCRAVSEIGLRHPLHIHCSNLGVPGNIESTLATIRAADGYPIHLTHAQFHSYGVEGPYKFSSSAAKLADALKANPNVTLDVGQIQFGQTVTISADAMHQFENRNLAKPRKSVLLDIECEAGCGVVPFRYARREFVHSLQWAIGLELFLMVDDPSRVFLTTDHPNGGPFTAYPHLIALLTDRSLRETALAEIHSDAAAASSLAGIDREYTLDDIAVMTRSAPASILGLSDRGRLQPGCIADVVVYEENANVEAMFRTPRDVFKHGVRIRSGGQNVAAGDSTPRDNTLAASVEVDPTYVPKFRELHARTGTFAWDRLQISQGEMDDVIGTRLIETTHSENQDG is encoded by the coding sequence ATGCTCACATGTCTCCAAGGAAGCCGGCTGATCGACCCGTCGGCACCAGGAGCCAAACCGGGTGGCAAGGTCGCAGACCTGTGGTGGCGAGACGGTCGCCTCATTTCGCCCCCTGAACCAGGAACGGTCGCGGATCAAATCATCGACGGCAGCGGCTGCATCACGATGGCGGGCGGCATCGATTTGCACACGCACATCGGCGGTGGAAAGGTCACGCTGGCCCGCATGTTGCTAGGCGACCAAATGCCGCCTTGGCGAGAAGCGACACGACTCGCTGGAGAAGACGCCGCGTCCTGCGAGTTCCTTCCCTCGGCATCCGTGACCGCCTCGCGTTACCTCGACATGGGCTACACGACGTGCTTTGAGCCCGCCGTGATCCCCTGCAACGCCCGATCGGCTCACGCAGAAATGGCCGACGTCCGGGGACTCGACACCGGTGGGTATTGCTTGCTCGGCAACGACGATGTGCTGTTGCGACTGATCGCCGACAAGGAACCGCAAGAAGTCATCAATGCCTATGTGGCTTGGATGGTTCAAGCGACTCGCTGCATCGCGGTGAAGGTCGTCAATCCAGGTGGCATCAACGCGTTCAAGTTCAACGAACGCGAAATGGATGTTGACACCCGGCACCCCCAATACGGCATCACGCCCGGCCAAATCATTCGTGTGCTTTGCCGAGCTGTTTCCGAAATCGGCTTGCGACATCCGCTGCATATTCACTGCAGCAACCTGGGAGTGCCCGGCAACATCGAGTCAACTCTGGCAACGATCCGAGCTGCCGACGGTTACCCGATTCATTTGACCCACGCTCAATTCCACAGCTATGGCGTGGAAGGACCTTACAAGTTTTCATCCTCGGCGGCGAAGTTGGCCGATGCTTTGAAAGCCAACCCGAATGTGACGCTGGACGTTGGACAGATTCAGTTCGGCCAAACGGTCACAATCAGTGCCGACGCGATGCATCAATTTGAAAACCGCAACCTCGCGAAACCTCGCAAGTCGGTGTTGCTGGACATCGAATGCGAAGCCGGTTGCGGCGTGGTTCCGTTCCGATACGCCCGCCGCGAATTTGTACACAGCTTGCAATGGGCGATCGGGTTGGAATTGTTCCTGATGGTCGACGACCCCTCGCGAGTTTTCTTGACCACCGACCATCCCAACGGCGGTCCCTTCACCGCTTACCCGCACCTGATCGCCTTGCTCACCGACCGCTCGCTGCGAGAAACGGCGCTCGCTGAAATTCATTCCGATGCCGCGGCGGCCAGTTCACTGGCGGGCATCGATCGGGAATACACGCTCGACGACATCGCGGTGATGACGCGGTCCGCTCCGGCCTCAATCTTGGGTCTTTCCGATCGAGGTCGATTGCAACCCGGGTGCATTGCCGATGTGGTTGTGTACGAAGAAAACGCGAACGTCGAAGCCATGTTCCGCACCCCGCGAGACGTGTTCAAACACGGCGTTCGGATTCGTTCAGGGGGTCAAAACGTGGCCGCTGGAGATTCCACCCCACGAGACAACACGCTGGCCGCCTCGGTCGAAGTCGACCCAACCTACGTTCCCAAGTTTCGCGAACTGCATGCTCGCACAGGCACCTTTGCGTGGGACCGTTTGCAGATCTCTCAAGGTGAGATGGACGACGTGATCGGCACGCGTTTGATCGAAACCACTCATTCGGAGAACCAAGATGGCTGA